The region TTTTATAAGGCTAGCCCTTATAAGGGGTTTACGGTTCGCGTTTTCCCTTTTATAAGGGGCGAATTTGGCTGTGGCCGAACTAAAACCTTATATGAAATTGTAAAATTTGAAAAGTATTTCGAGCGAGAAATGAATAGAGATGatcattcatacatacatataatagatatgatcattcatacatacatatagttCATTGATTACATACTGCGCATTGGCCTACCCTAACCCTAAACTGGCCAAAATGGGGCTCACCGGAGCCCTGCGGGTGCGGCGGCGACGCAGCGGCAGTGGCGGCGATCACTCTAGTCGTTGTCGGAGGTGAGGTCGATGTACATGAAGTCTCGTGCTTCGGCTTCGCGGCCCCACGCCACCTCCTTCTCCTCGAACTCCCGCGTCTTGGGGAGGCCCTGCTCGAGTAGGACATCGTTGACCTCCTCGTCCCGGTGGCGGCGCTACGCCACCACCTTCTCCTCTCGCGCACAGCGCGCGAGAATCGCCACCTTAATGGTGCCCGCCTCAGATGGGGGGATGTTGTCTTCTGGCCCGACAACACCGGCGCGCAGCCGCTCCGCCTCGTGCTCCCTCTTCACCGCGTGGAGCTGAGTGAGATCCTCCgcctccctcttggccggcgcaacGGCGTATGCGAGCTGCACGCACCGGAGGAGCTACCCGTGTTGCATGATAGCCGAGCCTGCCGCCGGCCGTACTCCCCCGCCTCGCTGCGGAGGAGTGATGGTGGCGGCTCAAGGCCACGGTTGGTGTACCGTCGGGCGGACCGCTTCCTTGCTACGTCGGCGGTGACGCAGCGCTTCCGCTCGGGGTCATCGCCACCGCGCTGGCCAGAGTTCCACTTTCCGCCACACATCATGGCGGATCGGTGGGCGGGGCGGCGGATTTAGGTCACCGTTGGCGAGAAATCATAGGGGGAATGGGGAATCATGGCGGCGGTGGGATAGGGTTTCCACCCGTATCACGGCCGCGGACCCGGATATatactgcgacgagggagggggtcGTTTCCGGGCCACTGTAAATTTTTACGGGTCGGGCCGACTATACGGGGTCTGGTGTGGCCCAAAAACCCGTATACTCGTCGGAATTATGTGGACCGTGCGGTTTTAAGGGGTCTGCTAAATATGCCCTAACGACAGATGAAGAAGGTGGGAACTGTGATGCGGCGGGCTCCATATGAATGTCTCGCCTTATGACTTGTGGTTGCACCTTGGCGCTGTATAATTCTTTTTTCTCTTTGAATTATGCGGGTGAGTTGCATGCATTATATTCATTAAAAACGAAGATGATCAAAATGTCAAAGAAGTCATGATTCATACAACACCATAGAGGCACGTCTACGTAGAAAAATCTAGACATCATCAACCTGAAAGTATATTGACTTCCAACTGGACCTAAAGAAGTGTCTTGCTGCATTGCTGCCTTGCGTCCCTAATCCCTTCACAGGTCCATGAAGTTCTCGTGGTACACCCCCGGCACCATGTCGCCTCCTTTCACCGGATCGAACTCGCAGCGGTAGAACCTGCACGCACACCATGACAGCCGTTGTCAGCATGTAACGTTATGTATCATCTCAGAAACTTCTAAACAAAATGGATCAAGAAGTGGGAGGTAGGCTCGGGCGAGCGTGTGATACAGAATACCACATGCGTGTGTGTGACAATATGTTGCACATGTGACATGTGTGTCGATATAAAATTGAGAGAGTGATTTTAGCTTCTTCAACGCATCTTTTGTCCATGCAGACAATGGTAATGGTGTTGGGGTGTCTCCGGTCGAATGCAACGGAGCACTTGGTCCAGGCGTTAGGGATCCGGAACTGGACAAACGACCACTTTGAGCTGAAATACGTCGGCAGGTAGCCTGTGTGTTCATGAGGAGTGAAGTGTTACGTTAATATTTTGATTGAGTAAAAAAAATGTAGGGAGCGACGTTAATTTTACCAGTTAAAATGTAGGAATAATATTCACCCACCTTTCAAAAATGACATGCGTGACGAGATCTGGTTGGTTGTTGCGGGTGCGGGAGAAGATGGTAGTACTAGTGGTGCCGCCAGAAGGTCATTGCTGGCATGGTCTTCCTCGAGAGTGGAGCTTGTGAGGTTAAAGTCATTGATGCTAAAAACGTGCACCGTTGCCTTGTCGCTGGACACCGCTAACCATTTGGAGTCGTGGGAGAAGGCGATGCAGTGGATGTCTGCCCCTTCGGTGCCTCTTCTCAGCTACAACAAGAGTCAAGAACACCAACATGTGAACAAGATGAAGTTCCAATGTACTCACTTTATATGAAAttataaaagtgtttagatcactaaagtagtggtcCAAAGTCCAAACGCTCTTCTAAATATAAATAGATTATATGAAACGGTTATTATTTGGAACAGGAAGTCTTACTGGTTTACTTTATTTAATTACCTTGTATCTTAAAATATAGAAGTACTCCAGGAGTATAGCATAATAAAATAACTTTCCCATGCGTAGGTACAATCATGTGACACGTTTGCATATTATTAAGATCACTTATTTAGTTATATTATAGAGAATTTTGGTTGACTCGCCTTAGGGTGATTTCTCACCAAAAGCATGCTAGAACACACGACAAAGTGTGTATGTGTTGCCTTACGACCAAGCAAGTAAAATTCCTAAAATTATATCTTTGGAAAGAAAACACACTTTTTACAAAATGAGGAAATACTTATTTCTATTTGGTCATTGATCCTTttttaggataattttttttgaaGCTATCCTTTGTTTAGGATTATTACTGTTATTAATTCCGAGATTTTTTCTATATTGACCACTGAAAAAACATCTTAGTAAGAGCACATGTATGGAGTAGTGAATCTGTCTTTTCAAATCACCTTATCTAAGTTCCTTAAAAGCTTAATTTTGAAAGTCTGAGGTCAAAACTGAAGAGTAGACCAATGCAATCGTTCATGATCGAAAGAGTAGACAGCTTTGAGACATGCTGTGCATACCTCTTGCAGCTTTGTGCCGTCGGCGGTGCTGAAGATGCGCAGGAGCGTGCCTCGGGTGCCGGCGGTGGCGAGCAGCCGTCCGTCGGGGGACAGCGCGAGGCACGCCACGCCCGAGCCGTGCGCGTGCACGCTGACGCTGCTGGCCCTGCCGCGCCGGCGGACCTGCACCATTCCCGCCTCCGGCAGCGGCAGGGCGTAGACGAGCGTCGCAGGCCCATTCGGCTCCTCCATGGCGCACAGCCCCAGCGGGTTGGGCCCCGTCGTCACCTCCTTCTCCCAGTGGACGCCGTCAAACAGCGTGGCCgtcccctcgccggcgacgagcatgTGGTCGCCCCGCAGGCGGAAGCCGCCCACGGCGCCGCACAGGCTCCTGACGGTGTTGGTCCTGGCGTCCTTGGGCTTGCACATGCCGTTCCAGAAGTCGATGACGTGTCCGTCGACGGCGCCGCTGACGGCGCTGGGCCTCCGCGTCGCGACGGCCAGCTGAGACCGCGTGAGCAGCTGGGCGGAGGTCACCTTGAACGTGCAGCCGCCGGAGCCACGCCGGCGCATGACGCGCTCGAGGGGGTGGCAGGAGAATACGTGGAAGTCGGTGGCCGTGGCCGCGACGAAGTGCGTGCCGTGCTGGTTGAAGGCGACGTGGACGAGCGGAGCGGGGACTAGGACTGTTCCGTCCGGCAGCTCGGAGGAAGACGACGTAGACGCCATGACCGACGGGCCGAACGATAGATCCATCAAATTAAGCTTGCTTTTCGCGGCTACAACTAGTTCGATTTGCTAACTGATTGATCAGCAATCACGGCGAAGTGGTATATGTTGTGATGACCGACCGAGGCTCGATCGATCGTCAACGTACGTACCCGTGGTGTATATAGATAGCCCCATGAAAACTACAGTGCTACCCCCCGTGGTGTATATAGATAGCATGCATGTTCGGAGTCGGATTACAATTCCTGAAACGTACATAAAGCTGTTGGTTCGTTGGGCTTGGCCAAACGTACAGGCACTGGACCCGCCTTGTTCATTGGGCTCggatttgggccttttttttgttACCGCGGCGCACAGCATATCCAATATTAATCCAGGTGCATTACAAGTATTTCAGCACACAACTCATAAAACAATCTTACTGCCTCGTTTGGAGAGAACTAGATGGTTCATGGTTGATTCTCTCGGCAGTTTCCCACTTAAAGTTGACCGATCTTTTGAACAACTCCATACTAACGAAGAGTTTGTCCGCCCGGTCCATACTCTGCAACCTCCTCAGATATCAA is a window of Triticum dicoccoides isolate Atlit2015 ecotype Zavitan chromosome 2B, WEW_v2.0, whole genome shotgun sequence DNA encoding:
- the LOC119367319 gene encoding autophagy-related protein 18d-like, which produces MDLSFGPSVMASTSSSSELPDGTVLVPAPLVHVAFNQHGTHFVAATATDFHVFSCHPLERVMRRRGSGGCTFKVTSAQLLTRSQLAVATRRPSAVSGAVDGHVIDFWNGMCKPKDARTNTVRSLCGAVGGFRLRGDHMLVAGEGTATLFDGVHWEKEVRRRGRASSVSVHAHGSGVACLALSPDGRLLATAGTRGTLLRIFSTADGTKLQELRRGTEGADIHCIAFSHDSKWLAVSSDKATVHVFSINDFNLTSSTLEEDHASNDLLAAPLVLPSSPAPATTNQISSRMSFLKGYLPTYFSSKWSFVQFRIPNAWTKCSVAFDRRHPNTITIVCMDKRFYRCEFDPVKGGDMVPGVYHENFMDL